From one Catellatospora sp. IY07-71 genomic stretch:
- a CDS encoding non-ribosomal peptide synthetase: protein MTQGDVLPYPDRRFPDLVADRARAFPDAVAVRQWDTTLTYGALHAAAGALAARLRADAPQVLVGVCADRRPPLLTALLGVLRAGAGYVPLDPALPPARLREIAAEAGLRTVVCDELGERLLADSGLELVAVPDTAADPGECPATAEDLAYVMFTSGSTGRPKGVMIPHEALTEFVSSLTVIAGLDARSVMLGFASIGFDASVIDLLAPLAAGGTIALAGAADRADPVRLQRFCAEHAVTVAFLPPALLPVLDPAALPALRVVLTGSEAPGPEQAARWTDGGGRFLNLFGPTETTVLVTWFEAAGAWDRPLPIGRPAVNHRVYVVDEQLRQVAPGEAGELLAGGAGLARGYLGAPELTEQRFVPDPFSGLPGARLYRTGDLVRWGPDGELEFLGRVDRQVKIRGQRVELGEVEAVLRRHPEVGHAAVAVSAGPAGTQLVAFVTGGVTPESVRAHCAARLGAAMVPARVVPVPELPLLPSGKVDVDRLLADHAATGAEVPYQEPDGDVEREVAAAWAELLGLARVGRDDDLFDTGGHSITAMRLVAALRARLGRDVAVEDVLHGRTLRVIAERAGAAAPLGGEPPVRGRPPALSPSQQRLWFLERYSPEAAAAYNIVLAERLRGPLDTEALRAALTAVAARQEVLRWRFPDADGVPYAVLDPVAPVPLPVSDLSSLAAEQREQELAAALAAEAGRRFRLAADALWRVRLFRLGPDEHVLAITAHHAVFDGWSQSLLYADLAAAYAAPDTLPPLPATYADYVAWRDERRTRRADGDLDWWTSHLDGVPTVLEVPGDRPRPAEQTYAGGYAGCWLDEAATADLHRFARGLGATPSAVLLAAFGLVLAGRAGQDELVVGTPAVDRRHPDFEDMVGFFIDIMPLRLRAEPGRGFAEHVRAARDELIAALAHPEAPLERIVQAFGLGGQTVRSPLVQVLFNVFNFAAPRLDLAGLTAEPVPVPAPGSAFDLTLYGVERDGRMRLEVVYNSDLYDRSTMDGFLDALREVIVRGTADGELPAAELVPEPVRGARVETPRARVRPVKAEAVISRPPETATERAVAAVWCEVLGRDAVGVTDNFFDSGGGSLAMATVQQRLNRLLGRELRVVDLFRYPTVRALAAHLDGAGQGADGTDDAVELALRRGAARRARTRQRPGVAGEEL, encoded by the coding sequence ATGACCCAGGGCGATGTGCTGCCCTATCCCGACCGGCGCTTCCCCGACCTGGTCGCCGACCGGGCCCGCGCGTTCCCCGACGCCGTCGCGGTCCGCCAGTGGGACACCACGCTGACCTACGGCGCGCTGCACGCGGCCGCCGGAGCGCTCGCGGCCCGGCTGCGCGCGGACGCCCCGCAGGTCCTGGTCGGAGTGTGTGCCGACCGGCGGCCTCCCCTGCTCACCGCGCTGCTCGGCGTGCTGCGCGCCGGTGCCGGGTACGTGCCGCTGGACCCGGCGCTGCCGCCGGCGCGGCTGCGCGAGATCGCCGCGGAGGCGGGCCTGCGCACCGTCGTCTGCGACGAGCTGGGCGAACGGCTGCTCGCGGACTCCGGCCTGGAACTGGTGGCCGTGCCGGACACGGCCGCCGACCCCGGCGAGTGCCCGGCCACGGCGGAGGATCTCGCGTACGTGATGTTCACGTCGGGCTCGACGGGCCGCCCCAAGGGCGTGATGATCCCGCACGAGGCGCTGACCGAGTTCGTCAGCAGCCTGACCGTGATCGCGGGCCTCGACGCACGGAGCGTGATGCTGGGGTTCGCCTCGATCGGGTTCGACGCCTCGGTGATCGACCTGCTCGCGCCGCTGGCGGCGGGCGGCACGATCGCGCTGGCCGGGGCGGCGGACCGGGCCGATCCGGTCCGGTTGCAGCGGTTCTGCGCCGAGCACGCGGTCACGGTCGCGTTCCTGCCTCCGGCGCTGCTGCCGGTGCTCGACCCGGCCGCGCTGCCCGCGCTGCGGGTGGTGCTGACCGGCAGCGAGGCGCCCGGCCCGGAGCAGGCCGCCCGCTGGACGGACGGCGGCGGCCGCTTCCTCAACCTGTTCGGGCCGACCGAGACGACCGTGCTGGTCACCTGGTTCGAGGCGGCCGGAGCCTGGGACCGGCCGCTGCCCATCGGCCGCCCGGCCGTCAACCACCGGGTGTACGTCGTCGACGAGCAGCTGCGTCAGGTCGCGCCGGGCGAGGCGGGCGAGTTGCTGGCCGGTGGGGCGGGGCTGGCCCGGGGCTACCTGGGCGCGCCCGAGCTGACCGAGCAGCGGTTCGTGCCGGACCCGTTCTCCGGGCTGCCCGGCGCCCGCCTCTACCGCACCGGTGACCTGGTGCGCTGGGGGCCGGACGGCGAGCTGGAGTTCCTGGGGCGGGTCGACCGCCAGGTGAAGATCCGGGGCCAGCGGGTGGAGCTGGGCGAGGTCGAGGCGGTGCTGCGACGCCACCCCGAGGTCGGGCATGCCGCCGTCGCCGTGTCCGCCGGACCGGCCGGTACGCAGCTCGTCGCGTTCGTGACCGGGGGAGTCACTCCGGAATCGGTGCGCGCGCACTGCGCGGCGCGGCTCGGCGCGGCGATGGTGCCGGCCCGCGTCGTGCCGGTGCCCGAGCTGCCGCTGCTGCCCAGCGGCAAGGTCGACGTCGACCGGCTGCTCGCCGACCACGCCGCGACGGGTGCCGAGGTGCCGTACCAGGAGCCGGACGGTGACGTGGAGCGCGAGGTCGCCGCCGCGTGGGCCGAGCTGCTGGGGCTGGCCCGGGTCGGGCGCGACGACGACCTCTTCGACACCGGCGGCCACTCGATCACCGCGATGCGCCTGGTGGCGGCGTTGCGGGCCCGGCTGGGCCGGGATGTCGCGGTCGAGGACGTGCTGCACGGGCGCACGCTGCGGGTGATCGCCGAGCGGGCCGGGGCTGCCGCGCCGCTCGGCGGCGAGCCGCCGGTGCGCGGCCGCCCGCCCGCGCTGTCGCCGTCGCAGCAGCGGCTGTGGTTCCTGGAGCGCTACTCGCCGGAGGCGGCGGCCGCGTACAACATCGTGCTGGCCGAACGGCTGCGCGGCCCGCTGGACACCGAAGCGCTGCGCGCCGCGCTGACCGCCGTCGCCGCGCGGCAGGAGGTGCTGCGCTGGCGCTTCCCGGACGCGGACGGGGTGCCGTACGCGGTGCTCGACCCGGTGGCCCCGGTGCCGCTGCCGGTGAGCGACCTGAGCAGCCTGGCCGCCGAGCAGCGCGAACAGGAGCTGGCCGCGGCGCTGGCCGCCGAGGCCGGGCGCCGGTTCCGGCTGGCCGCCGACGCGCTGTGGCGGGTGCGCCTGTTCCGGCTCGGCCCGGACGAGCACGTGCTGGCGATCACCGCCCACCACGCGGTGTTCGACGGTTGGTCCCAGTCCCTGCTGTACGCCGACCTCGCCGCCGCGTACGCCGCACCGGACACGCTGCCGCCGCTGCCCGCGACCTACGCCGACTACGTCGCCTGGCGCGACGAGCGGCGCACCCGGCGCGCGGACGGCGACCTCGACTGGTGGACGTCCCATCTGGACGGCGTGCCGACCGTGCTGGAGGTGCCCGGCGACCGGCCCCGCCCGGCCGAGCAGACCTACGCGGGCGGCTATGCGGGCTGCTGGCTCGACGAGGCCGCCACGGCTGACCTGCACCGCTTCGCCCGTGGGCTGGGCGCTACGCCGTCGGCGGTGCTGCTGGCCGCGTTCGGGCTGGTGCTGGCGGGCCGGGCCGGGCAGGACGAGCTGGTCGTCGGGACGCCCGCGGTGGACCGGCGCCACCCCGACTTCGAGGACATGGTCGGGTTCTTCATCGACATCATGCCGTTGCGGCTGCGCGCCGAGCCGGGGCGCGGCTTCGCCGAGCACGTACGCGCGGCCCGGGACGAGCTGATCGCCGCGCTGGCGCACCCGGAGGCGCCGCTGGAGCGCATCGTGCAGGCGTTCGGGCTGGGCGGCCAGACGGTGCGCAGCCCGCTGGTCCAGGTGCTGTTCAACGTGTTCAACTTCGCCGCGCCGCGCCTCGACCTGGCCGGGCTGACCGCCGAGCCGGTGCCGGTGCCCGCCCCCGGCTCCGCGTTCGACCTGACGCTGTACGGCGTCGAGCGCGACGGGCGCATGCGGCTGGAGGTCGTCTACAACAGCGACCTGTACGACCGGTCCACGATGGACGGCTTCCTGGACGCGCTGCGCGAGGTCATCGTGCGCGGCACGGCCGACGGCGAGCTGCCCGCGGCAGAACTGGTGCCCGAGCCGGTCCGGGGCGCGCGGGTGGAGACACCGAGGGCCCGGGTCCGGCCGGTCAAGGCGGAGGCGGTGATCAGCCGGCCGCCGGAGACGGCGACGGAGCGGGCGGTGGCCGCGGTCTGGTGCGAGGTGCTGGGCCGGGACGCGGTCGGGGTCACCGACAACTTCTTCGACTCCGGCGGCGGCTCGCTGGCGATGGCGACCGTGCAGCAGCGGCTCAACCGGCTGCTGGGCCGGGAGCTGCGCGTGGTCGACCTGTTCCGGTATCCGACCGTGCGGGCGCTGGCCGCCCACCTCGACGGCGCGGGGCAGGGCGCCGACGGCACCGACGACGCGGTGGAGCTGGCCCTGCGCCGGGGGGCGGCACGGCGTGCCCGGACCCGACAGCGGCCCGGCGTGGCAGGGGAGGAACTGTGA
- a CDS encoding type I polyketide synthase: protein MSELDDGVEPIAIIGMACRVPGAPDLGRFWENLVAGRDARTELSRERLLRAGVPAEQADDPDYVPVAYLLDDLADFDAGLFGMTPREAALADPQHRLFLELCHAALEHAGWDPARHPGDIGVYGGRGMENYRWRHIHANRAIMAVTDHTTIGNGNHADTFTTLVSYHLNLRGPSVGVYTACSTSLVAVHTAAEALRAGECDMALAGGVSIELPADHGYLHREGAADSADGRCRPFDAAATGTVAGSGGGVVLLKRLGDALADGDHVHAVVLGNAVNNDGAGKVGFTASGVAGQAAVIANALATAGVDPRTVTYVEASATGSALGDPIEVEALTSVYGRGRADRQWCAIGSVKSNIGHLSQGAGVVGLIKTALALEHGLIPASLGYTAANPAIDFAASPFYVNATLATWDAADTPRRAAVSSFGIGGTNAHVVLQQPPGREDNGSRVTTSGLYLQPRSCSARLLTVSARSARARDVAVARLADHLAANGDLDLADVAHTLRTGRAEHSHRAAVVATSTAEAVTALRTPQRLCTGPATVTVPRVVLLFGDQAVPPGDPDLYAAEPVFAEAVDRCAAALGRSVPDLLADPLPGSFALGYAVALLWRSWGLRPATMLGHGTGEYVAATLAGVFTLPAALRLVELHGRLQGELPTTPAFTVSASAATLAGLLPPEAAVVAVNGPASCVVTAPADVFAQPLTDPATGRPIPARRLRADLPQRTAVTAAMLGELAAAVAAADPSAPVQPYLSCRTGQPVTPFDATDPAHWAGLLGEPVLFGPAVGVALAGGTTQFLECGPGRQLAGLAQMQLPKGSPAPLPSLPAAGEPADAVTTCYTAAGRLWVQGLPVTLGGTGRRVPLPGYPYERTRHWIDPDPPAAAAPTATSTAPADATAAQAAGQAAPPDPAAGLAAVWTALLGIEHLGPDDDFFAVGGTSLTAVQLVAQVRAAYGVRLSMRQIFDAPTLSAMAKTIEQRLPDARP, encoded by the coding sequence GTGAGCGAGCTGGACGACGGCGTCGAGCCGATCGCGATCATCGGGATGGCCTGCCGGGTGCCGGGCGCACCGGACCTCGGCCGGTTCTGGGAGAACCTGGTCGCCGGGCGGGACGCGCGCACCGAGCTGAGCCGCGAGCGCCTGCTGCGCGCGGGCGTCCCGGCGGAGCAGGCCGACGACCCGGACTACGTGCCCGTGGCGTACCTGCTCGACGACCTGGCGGACTTCGACGCGGGGCTGTTCGGCATGACGCCGCGCGAGGCGGCGCTGGCCGACCCCCAGCACCGGCTGTTCCTGGAGCTGTGCCACGCCGCGCTGGAGCACGCGGGCTGGGACCCGGCCCGCCACCCGGGCGACATCGGCGTCTACGGCGGGCGCGGCATGGAGAACTACCGGTGGCGGCACATCCACGCCAACCGGGCGATCATGGCGGTCACCGACCACACCACGATCGGCAACGGCAACCACGCCGACACGTTCACCACCCTGGTCTCGTACCACCTGAACCTGCGCGGCCCCAGCGTCGGGGTGTACACGGCCTGCTCAACGTCGCTGGTCGCGGTGCACACCGCCGCGGAGGCGCTGCGCGCGGGCGAGTGCGACATGGCGCTGGCCGGCGGCGTCAGCATCGAGCTGCCCGCCGACCACGGCTACCTGCACCGGGAGGGCGCCGCCGACTCCGCCGACGGCCGCTGCCGGCCGTTCGACGCGGCCGCCACCGGCACCGTCGCGGGCAGCGGCGGGGGAGTGGTGCTGCTCAAGCGGCTCGGCGACGCGCTCGCCGACGGCGACCACGTGCACGCGGTGGTGCTCGGCAACGCGGTCAACAACGACGGCGCCGGGAAGGTCGGCTTCACCGCGTCCGGTGTCGCCGGCCAGGCCGCCGTGATCGCGAACGCGCTGGCCACGGCCGGGGTCGACCCGCGTACGGTGACCTACGTCGAGGCGTCGGCGACCGGCAGCGCGCTCGGCGACCCCATCGAGGTCGAGGCCCTGACCAGTGTGTACGGGCGCGGCCGCGCAGATCGGCAGTGGTGCGCCATCGGCTCGGTCAAGTCGAACATCGGCCACCTGAGCCAGGGCGCGGGCGTGGTCGGTCTCATCAAGACCGCGCTCGCCCTGGAGCACGGCCTGATCCCGGCCAGCCTGGGCTACACCGCGGCCAACCCGGCGATCGACTTCGCGGCGAGCCCGTTCTACGTCAACGCCACCCTCGCCACCTGGGACGCCGCGGACACGCCGCGCCGCGCCGCGGTCAGCTCGTTCGGCATCGGCGGCACCAACGCGCACGTCGTCCTCCAGCAGCCGCCGGGCAGGGAAGACAACGGTTCACGCGTTACAACTTCTGGGTTGTACCTACAACCCAGAAGTTGTAGCGCGCGGTTGCTCACCGTCTCCGCCCGGTCCGCGCGGGCCCGGGATGTCGCAGTGGCCCGGCTTGCCGATCACCTCGCGGCCAACGGTGACCTGGACCTGGCCGACGTCGCCCACACGCTGCGGACCGGTCGGGCCGAGCACTCGCACCGGGCAGCGGTCGTCGCGACCAGCACCGCGGAGGCAGTGACCGCGCTGCGTACCCCGCAGCGGCTGTGCACAGGCCCGGCCACGGTCACCGTGCCCCGGGTCGTGCTGCTCTTCGGCGACCAGGCCGTGCCACCCGGGGACCCGGACCTGTACGCCGCCGAGCCGGTGTTCGCCGAGGCGGTCGACCGCTGCGCGGCCGCGCTGGGCCGGAGCGTGCCGGACCTGCTCGCCGACCCGCTGCCGGGCTCGTTCGCCCTGGGCTACGCCGTGGCGCTGCTCTGGCGCTCGTGGGGCCTGCGCCCGGCCACGATGCTCGGCCACGGCACCGGCGAGTACGTCGCCGCGACCCTGGCCGGGGTGTTCACCCTGCCCGCCGCGCTGCGCCTGGTGGAGCTGCACGGGCGGCTGCAGGGCGAGCTGCCGACGACCCCCGCGTTCACCGTATCGGCGAGCGCGGCGACCCTGGCCGGCCTGCTGCCGCCGGAGGCGGCGGTCGTGGCGGTCAACGGCCCGGCGAGCTGCGTCGTCACCGCCCCGGCCGACGTGTTCGCGCAGCCGCTCACCGACCCGGCGACCGGCCGCCCGATCCCAGCCCGGCGGCTGCGTGCCGACCTGCCCCAGCGCACCGCCGTCACCGCAGCCATGCTCGGCGAGCTGGCGGCGGCGGTGGCGGCGGCCGATCCGTCCGCCCCGGTCCAGCCCTACCTGTCCTGCCGCACCGGGCAGCCGGTGACCCCGTTCGACGCGACCGATCCGGCTCACTGGGCCGGCCTGCTGGGCGAGCCGGTCCTGTTCGGACCTGCGGTCGGGGTGGCGCTGGCCGGTGGCACGACCCAGTTCCTGGAGTGCGGGCCGGGGCGGCAGCTGGCCGGGCTGGCGCAGATGCAGCTGCCCAAGGGCTCACCCGCGCCGCTGCCCAGCCTGCCCGCCGCCGGTGAACCCGCCGACGCCGTCACGACCTGCTACACCGCCGCCGGGCGGCTGTGGGTGCAGGGCTTGCCGGTCACCCTCGGCGGCACGGGCCGCCGGGTGCCGCTGCCCGGCTACCCCTACGAGCGGACCCGGCACTGGATCGATCCCGACCCACCGGCGGCGGCCGCACCCACGGCGACCAGCACCGCGCCGGCAGACGCCACGGCGGCACAGGCTGCCGGGCAGGCGGCCCCGCCGGACCCGGCCGCCGGGTTGGCGGCCGTCTGGACGGCGCTGCTCGGCATCGAGCACCTCGGACCCGACGACGACTTCTTCGCCGTGGGCGGCACCTCGCTGACGGCGGTGCAGCTCGTCGCCCAGGTCCGGGCCGCCTACGGGGTCCGGCTGTCGATGCGCCAGATCTTCGACGCGCCGACGCTGTCCGCGATGGCCAAGACCATCGAGCAGCGCCTGCCCGACGCCCGCCCCTGA
- a CDS encoding lantibiotic dehydratase yields the protein MAEPDALVPLGETGWRVWRSAVLRAPGFAASGLDLLAAPDCAKHADAFLAGDLDRDGFEAAFAAATARSSRQLAAIAADPLFREAVTWQSLHSVEALDGLARTGPDTARNSRHRQREIVITRYWQRYCAKNDTIGFFGPVCWAALSDGGPAATVHAGPALTRAREVDLEWRALTAYAERLAEDARYHPWLPVSRRPDLALDGDDLRQPGLPPQRLAPATAALLAACDGRAAREVAAAVLADPRTGFRKEADAFLALAQLAEQGLVRRGVDLPLTVAAEDVLLRSLAALGEPELRDEALAGLSRLLAARDGLARAAGDADAVRVATLRLRDEFAATTGGAAVHRPGATYVGRGLAYEETVRDLDVTLGGPVLDLLAETLVPLLTAARWLTAAMAAAFESALRELHAEAGGGPVPLGDVWDAALGVIFGAGPVADVIDDFSARWARVLRLEDAGGWHAVGAVGRIELDPAEVAEAVAREFPAAAPGWRAARLHSPDLHLSAASVAELAAGEFTAVLGELHVAWLTCDNGIFTRFHPEPGALRAAVHRDLGDRVVPLYPQDFPEFTARMAFTLNGPDDVRLAYTPAPVPPGAQVLPTAAVTVSVVDGELVGQAADGRSWPLVELFGSFLSARSVNACKLADARPYTPRVAVGRLVVHRETWRTTVGDCGVDAPRSGEAERYLAVRRWRERLGLPERVFVKVGTEIKPCYVDFTGPAYVAAFVALVRAAARDGGPDVPLTVSELLPAPEQAWVPDGAGRRYLSELRMTVRDPAPAR from the coding sequence GTGGCTGAGCCCGACGCCCTGGTGCCGCTGGGGGAGACCGGCTGGCGCGTATGGCGGTCCGCGGTGCTGCGCGCTCCCGGGTTCGCCGCGTCCGGCCTGGACCTGCTGGCCGCGCCGGACTGCGCCAAGCACGCCGACGCGTTCCTGGCCGGTGACCTGGACCGGGACGGGTTCGAGGCCGCGTTCGCGGCGGCCACCGCCCGGTCCAGCCGGCAGCTGGCCGCGATCGCCGCCGATCCGCTGTTCCGCGAGGCGGTGACCTGGCAGAGCCTGCACTCGGTGGAGGCCCTGGACGGGCTGGCCCGCACCGGCCCGGACACGGCCCGCAACTCCCGGCACCGGCAGCGCGAGATCGTGATCACCCGGTACTGGCAGCGCTACTGCGCCAAGAACGACACCATCGGCTTCTTCGGCCCGGTCTGCTGGGCGGCGCTGTCCGACGGCGGCCCGGCCGCCACGGTGCACGCCGGGCCCGCGCTGACCCGGGCGCGGGAGGTGGACCTGGAGTGGCGGGCGCTCACCGCGTACGCCGAGCGGCTCGCCGAAGACGCCCGCTACCACCCGTGGCTGCCGGTGTCCCGGCGGCCCGACCTGGCGCTCGACGGCGACGACCTGCGGCAGCCGGGCCTGCCGCCGCAACGGCTCGCTCCGGCGACGGCGGCGCTGCTCGCCGCGTGCGACGGGCGGGCCGCGCGGGAGGTGGCCGCCGCCGTGCTGGCCGACCCGCGCACCGGGTTCCGCAAGGAGGCGGACGCGTTCCTGGCATTGGCGCAGCTGGCCGAGCAGGGCCTGGTGCGGCGGGGCGTCGACCTGCCGCTGACCGTCGCCGCCGAGGACGTGCTGCTGCGCAGCCTGGCCGCCCTGGGCGAGCCGGAGCTGCGGGACGAGGCGCTGGCGGGGCTGTCCCGGCTGCTCGCGGCGCGCGACGGGCTGGCCCGCGCGGCGGGGGACGCCGACGCGGTCCGCGTGGCGACGCTCCGGCTGCGCGACGAGTTCGCCGCGACCACCGGCGGCGCGGCGGTGCACCGGCCCGGGGCCACGTACGTCGGGCGCGGCCTGGCCTACGAGGAGACCGTCCGGGATCTCGACGTGACGCTCGGCGGGCCGGTGCTCGACCTGCTCGCCGAGACGCTGGTCCCGCTGCTGACGGCCGCGCGCTGGCTGACCGCCGCGATGGCCGCCGCGTTCGAGTCCGCGCTGCGGGAGCTGCACGCCGAGGCCGGTGGCGGCCCGGTGCCGCTCGGCGACGTCTGGGATGCCGCGCTCGGCGTGATCTTCGGCGCCGGGCCGGTCGCCGACGTGATCGACGACTTCTCCGCACGCTGGGCCCGCGTGCTCCGGCTGGAGGACGCAGGCGGATGGCACGCCGTCGGCGCCGTCGGCCGGATCGAGCTGGACCCGGCCGAGGTCGCCGAGGCCGTCGCGCGGGAGTTTCCGGCGGCGGCCCCCGGGTGGCGGGCGGCCCGGCTGCACAGCCCGGACCTGCACCTGAGCGCGGCGAGCGTGGCGGAGCTGGCGGCGGGCGAGTTCACGGCGGTGCTCGGCGAACTGCACGTCGCGTGGCTCACCTGCGACAACGGCATCTTCACCCGGTTCCACCCGGAGCCGGGGGCGCTGCGTGCCGCGGTGCACCGGGATCTGGGCGACCGCGTCGTGCCGCTGTATCCGCAGGACTTCCCCGAGTTCACCGCGCGGATGGCGTTCACGCTCAACGGGCCGGACGACGTACGGCTCGCGTACACGCCCGCGCCGGTGCCGCCCGGGGCGCAGGTGCTGCCGACGGCTGCCGTGACGGTGTCCGTCGTGGACGGTGAGCTGGTCGGGCAGGCCGCGGACGGGCGCTCGTGGCCGCTGGTGGAGCTGTTCGGCTCGTTCCTGTCCGCGCGGTCGGTCAACGCGTGCAAGCTGGCGGACGCGCGCCCGTACACCCCGCGCGTCGCCGTCGGCCGGCTGGTCGTGCACCGGGAGACGTGGCGCACCACGGTCGGCGACTGCGGCGTGGACGCGCCCCGGTCCGGCGAGGCCGAGCGCTACCTGGCGGTCCGCCGCTGGCGGGAGCGGCTCGGCCTGCCCGAACGGGTGTTCGTCAAGGTGGGCACGGAGATCAAGCCGTGCTACGTGGACTTCACCGGCCCCGCGTACGTGGCCGCGTTCGTGGCGCTGGTGCGCGCCGCGGCGCGGGACGGCGGGCCGGACGTGCCGCTGACCGTCTCGGAGCTGCTGCCCGCGCCGGAGCAGGCGTGGGTGCCCGACGGCGCGGGCCGGCGCTACCTCAGCGAGCTGCGGATGACCGTACGCGACCCGGCACCCGCCCGATGA
- a CDS encoding condensation domain-containing protein, with amino-acid sequence MELPLSPLQARWWFLCTSYPGGMSPLVDLVHRLRGPLDADAWARAVDEVVNRHEILRTLFATRPGGPVQLVGPPAGIRMEVLDLRDLPAGQREERARELLDERRRLSLDLEAGPLVHTSLLRLADDDHVWRMTIHHILADGASLAVIDRELTALYPALAAGREPELPAPAVQYGDYAVWQTHADTEQADEDRAYWREQLAGLVPLELIEALPRPAAKGAPAAEVTRTLDAELTRRIEELARGARGTRFMVLLAALHVLLAQASGQDGFAIGIPVAGAGRARPELAGIVGLFNNALALRGDLSGDPSFGELLARTRETVLDALDHQELPWGQVVALLDEPADPGRAQGFQAMFLHDEVAPAARLVLPGLRVEGFPLGIPRVLHDLMVYAGPSPEGLSLKFVYDTGVLAEPTVAALAATYEHLLRTAVGDPGLRLSELAEQR; translated from the coding sequence GTGGAACTGCCCCTCAGCCCGCTGCAGGCCCGCTGGTGGTTCCTGTGCACCAGCTACCCCGGTGGCATGTCACCGCTGGTCGACCTCGTGCACCGGCTGCGCGGGCCGCTGGACGCCGACGCCTGGGCACGCGCGGTCGACGAGGTGGTGAACCGGCACGAGATCCTGCGCACCCTGTTCGCCACCCGGCCCGGCGGGCCCGTCCAGCTCGTCGGGCCGCCCGCCGGGATCCGGATGGAGGTCCTCGACCTGCGGGACCTGCCCGCCGGCCAGCGCGAGGAGCGGGCCCGCGAGCTGCTCGACGAGCGCCGCCGCCTGTCCCTGGACCTGGAGGCCGGACCCCTGGTGCACACGTCGCTGCTGCGGCTGGCCGACGACGACCACGTGTGGCGGATGACGATCCACCACATCCTGGCCGACGGCGCCTCGCTGGCCGTCATCGACCGCGAGCTGACCGCGCTCTACCCCGCGCTGGCCGCGGGCCGCGAACCCGAGCTGCCCGCCCCGGCCGTCCAGTACGGCGACTACGCGGTGTGGCAGACGCACGCCGACACCGAGCAGGCCGACGAGGATCGCGCGTACTGGCGCGAGCAGCTCGCCGGGCTCGTGCCGCTGGAGCTGATCGAGGCGCTGCCCCGCCCCGCCGCCAAGGGCGCGCCCGCCGCCGAGGTCACCCGGACGCTGGACGCGGAGCTGACCCGGCGGATCGAGGAGCTGGCCCGTGGTGCGCGCGGCACCCGGTTCATGGTGCTGCTCGCGGCCCTGCACGTGCTGCTCGCGCAGGCGAGCGGGCAGGACGGCTTCGCGATCGGCATCCCGGTGGCCGGGGCCGGACGTGCCCGTCCCGAGCTGGCCGGGATCGTCGGCCTGTTCAACAACGCGCTGGCGCTGCGCGGCGACCTGTCCGGCGATCCGTCGTTCGGCGAGCTGCTGGCCCGCACCCGGGAGACGGTGCTCGACGCGCTGGACCACCAGGAGCTGCCCTGGGGCCAGGTCGTCGCGCTGCTCGACGAACCCGCCGACCCCGGCCGGGCGCAGGGCTTCCAGGCCATGTTCCTGCACGACGAGGTGGCGCCCGCGGCCCGCCTGGTCCTGCCCGGCCTGCGGGTGGAGGGCTTCCCGCTGGGCATCCCCCGCGTGCTGCACGACCTGATGGTGTACGCCGGACCGAGCCCCGAGGGCCTGTCCCTGAAGTTCGTCTACGACACCGGAGTGCTGGCCGAACCCACCGTGGCCGCCCTGGCCGCCACCTACGAGCACCTGCTGCGCACCGCCGTCGGCGACCCCGGGCTCCGCCTGTCCGAGCTGGCCGAGCAGCGCTGA